The Danio aesculapii chromosome 7, fDanAes4.1, whole genome shotgun sequence DNA window ttggaatcacttgagggagagtaaatagtgagtacattttctgttttttgaTAAACTATCACTTAAATCAAGCACTATTAAATGAATGAGCTTGAATCCAATAAAAGCTGTTTTGAGGCtaaaagtgcactgtaaaaaaatgttgggttacacacaactgatttgtgttgggataacatgatcacagcaagaaggtcgctgtttcgagcctcggctgggttagttggcgtttctgtgtggagtttgcatgttctccctgcattcgcgtgggtttcctccaggtgctccggtttcccccaaagtccaaagacatgcggtacaggtgaattgggtaggctaaattgtccgtagtgtatgagtgtgtatggttgtttcccagagatgggttgcagctagaagggcatccgctgcataaaaaacatgtgctggataaattggcggttcattccactgtggcgaccccagattaataaagggactaagccaaaaagaaaatgaatgaatgaatgttcgtTTTTACGGCAGCacggtcagtggttagcactgtcgccttacagcaagaaggttgctggttcgagtcctggctgggccagttggaatttctggagtttgcatgttgtccccccacatgagtgtgtgtgcgtgtgtgtaaatgtaagtgtatttggatgcttcccagtactgggtggcagctgaaagggcatccgccgtgtaaaacatactgtatatactggaatagttggcggttcattcctctgtggcaacccttgataaataagagactgtataaataataaagaattaataaattgtttgtttttacaaattttaattaattgaacataaaactattagaTTGTCCCCAAAAATTAGagaatcaagaattgtgttgtttcatctcatcctaaataaatagtttgaacaaagagTAAATGTCATTTATTGAGTGTGTGTTACATATTTAGCaattttatgatttttcattgagaaatcaagtcattttaataGAACTCCACACAATCAAGAATGTTCCATTATGGCAAGATTTCGCCACATACAGTACATTGTGCAAGAAAGTCTTGTTGGTAATACAAATGAACTGTCTAAAAGAAAGATGTTTGAGTGACAACTAACAATAAACCTTTATGTCTGTGAACTTCAGCCAAAAATCCACACCCTGACAAAGATTTGAGTATGCTTTAaattcagtgtgtttttttattatacaatgatCTCTAGGTCAATAGAATCCTTATTTCACTCATTCTATGACGCATgttcttcatttgtttatttaatgggCTTTAATCTTGGCTTAATATAAGAGGTTAGTCtcagatcttttttttaattttccactCCTGATTAGGTGTAAATAGGCTATACCAAGCTCCTTAATTTTATTCTTGGATTGATCCAGAAGCCAGAAGCATCAACAGATCTCACCAACTCAGAGGAGAGGAACTCACGAcaagaacaaaagaaacaaatatgTAAGAATTTCTTCACTATACAATTGTgaacatgtaaaataataatttaaaaagaatttgTAAATAATCTTTCACAAAAATGCTAAAGAAAAACGGATAATTTGGGTTTGCAGTGTTGATGCAGCTATGAATAACTTTTCTCTTTTCATTCACAGATTGTCCTTCTTGGAAAAGATGTTTTTCAGGATCCTTCTCAATCTCTCACTGAATTTATTGCTCTGTGAGGCTGCAAGTATCGTATTTTGTAAGTAATCTTTATTAATATTCTTGCACTGAAACAAATTTAGCttaagattttaaaatgtacGTCTTTATTTTCTCACATTCCAGTGGATGACCAAGAAATACGATGCAATAAAAATGGAGAAGCCAGCCACAATCTTGGAATAGCAAAACTTCAGGGCAGGATTAAATATGCTGAAATATTTGCAAATTATGCTGCAAGTAGCTGCAAAGAAATTCGTGACAAGTATAAGGTTTATGATGGTATGTTCATTATGATGTATATATTTAGGAAGAGAGATAGAGATTTTAAATATAAGTAACAGCAGGATTAAGCTAAGAAATGCTTTGTTCACACAGATGGCCTGTACTACCTGATCTCTTCAAAAGGAGTCCTTTACCAGACCTACTGTGACATGACCACTGCAGGCGGCGGCTGGACGCTGGTGGCCAGCGTTCATGAAAACAACATGTACGGAAAGTGTACAGTGGGTGACCGCTGGTCTAGCGAGCAGGGCAATGACCCAAACAGGCCTAATGGTGATGGGACATGGGCAAATACAGTCACATTTGGAAATGTAGAGGCCTCTACAAGTGACGATTATAAGGTaaatagaattattatttttccctaTTAAAAAGTATAGAATAACCGATGAACTAATGAATTATTAGCAAAAAATGAACACTAAAGGTGGTGATGTGGTCAATGCAAAGTTGGTTACCAAACTTAATGACATCTCATccaaagtcttttattttgttcTGATATTTGGCTGTTGtaggctgtgaaataactgaCACTATTCCATGTAGTCATATGAAACTGTAATGCTGTCAAGACTGACCTGAAACTATTTAGCTGTGtgtttttctaaaaataaatgcacaactaaAAATGTTCATAGCCATTCAAATCCAAGTAGTCAACAGCCCCTGTACTATAATAGGAAAATAAAGACACTAGAGTAGTAAACAAAAAAAACGGTCCAATTCCTTTCTGTCACAGAATCCTGGATACTTCGATATTGTGGCTCAGGATGTGTCTGTGTGGCACGTTCCTAATAATATTGAGTTGGAGAATTGGTCTACTGCCTCCTTCCTGAGATATCACACTGAAAATCGCTTCCTAACCCAACATGGAGGAAACCTTTTCAGTTTGTTCAAGGTCAGATAAATACCAGTAATGAGTTTTGCTAAATTTCACAAAAATACAGACGAATTGTTATGAAACAATTTTTTTCTCACTTCTGTAGAAATTCCCTGTGAGGTATGGATTAGGGTCATGCAACGTCGATAATGGTCCAGCTGTTCCAATAGTGTATGATACCGGAAATACAGAGTCTACCAAATTACTGTATGGTCCCAATACAAGAAGTATGGCTACACCtccatccaatatatatatatatatatatatatatatatatatatatatatatatatatatatatatatatatatatatatatatatatatattttttttttttttttttttttttttttgccatgtaaCAGTGTATGTGATTCAGTGATGAATATTAGTTATAAAACACCACCACTGTTgagatatatttaatttaatgattgtTTTCCAGCAAACTTTGCACCTGGATACATAACATTCAGAGTCTTCAATACTGAAAAAGCAGCCTTGGCTCTTTGCTCAGGTGTTAAACCGACTGGCTGTAACACTGAACATGTGAGTTAAGATTATTCTTGATTACTTAAATCAATACCTATAGAAAGTATTTGTGACATGATGGTTGTTGGTCAAACAATTGGGGTCAAACAAAGAATGGCTAGGAAGTACACATACCATGATACAAGACTGAGTGAAGGTGTGTGTGGTGCTTATTTGCCCATCTGTTTTGTGTGCATGCCacgtttataaatgagacccctgcAGTGTAAGAATGTAGAATATTAAGCCATGTAGTGGGGCTCGTAGGCATTCCAGCTGGAGAACGTAACAATGGGACTCACCAATGTCAATATTTCATAATGTAGAGCACAGAAAAAGAAGTAAATTTACAGTAATAcattacaaatgtacattttatacaCCAATATTTTTTGGAAAGTGGAGTTTTAATCAGTTATATTCCTGCAGATCTGTATTGGCGGAGGTGGATACTTTCCTGAGGCGTCCCCTAGACAGTGtgggtgttatgaagcggacaggagacagaggtaaggaaacgttagggtgtttattaaatgacaacaaggagcacatgaaggatagccaggaggatcaggaatgatgttggggtcttttcctccgtggctgggtaacaggaatacacgaggatggacagcacacaccagatacagctgacagaggatgacacagacttggaaggactggaagacaggacgattcgggaggaccaggaagactaggaggaatacaaagagaacaggtaagtaaatcgtttgttttagctgaggatgactacgctgagtggtcgctcagttgtccgctttcgtcgagacgagcccggacaatgagcgactggagtgctgtgcttttatctggtgctcgtgaatgtgatgcagctgtgtgctcattagaagtcaggtgatggtgatcttcgtgagtgggggtcgtgagagcctgaccaatccatgacagtacccccctccccagggcccgctcctgagggccgacacctccgacgccgtggtggtctccctctgcctctaggcgctgggaactcagggtggctctcatgaaactccaccatgagactaggatcgagaatatcagctctgggaacccatgtcctttcttcggggccgtacccttcccagtccaccaggtactccaactggccaccacgacgtcgggaacgcaagatctccttcactgcgtagacggctccttcttctaggagcagtggaggagggggttcctcttcgtggtcaggctctgtggagggaagaacaggatcgtgatagggtttcaggagtgatacgtggaatgtagggtgaatacggtagtgagagggtaattgtagtttgtaggtgacggggttaacctgttccacgatggtgaagggaccaacaaatcggggacttaacttgcgagagggcagtcgcatgcgtatgtcccgggtggatagccacaccttttgtccgggtgtgtatctgggttcttcagaccttctcctatcggcggttaccttgcttcgacggactgccctctgcagatgttgatgagcctcgtcccagactctctcgctctccccggaaccagtgatccactgcggggacatcagatggttcgccatcccagggaaagagcggtggttggaagcccaggacgcactggaatggcgtgagtccggtggagggttgccgcagtgaattttgggcatattctgcccagcccaaatactggctccaggagttctggtgaccactgcagaaggtcctcaggaaccgtcccacctcctgaatcttcctctctgtctgcccgttggtttggggatgatatccagaagagaggctgacggccacacctaggagcttgaagaaggctttccatagacgtgagatgaactgtggacctctgtccgacacaatatcttctggaataccaaatgacctgaagacttgattaaagatattgtcggcagtttcaaaggctgtgggaagacctttcagagggattagtttgacaaactttgagaatctatctactatgactagaatacaggtattaccttctgacgaagggaggtcagtgataaagtccactcctaggtgtgaccagggacggttcggaatcggcaagggatggagctttccagcgggtagatgacgtgggctcttggattgggcacagtccttacagccctgaacatattgcctcacatcccttgccatgtttggccaccagaatcgttgggatactagcgagagagtattgttgatccctggatgtccagtgcctagcgaggtatgtaaggagtggatcagatctacccggtgttcaggtggtatgaactgccgatgcggagggcatcccggcggagcaggggcttccggagtggcaacgactggaggagcgttccaggtgatcggacaaatggagatgtgttcgggaagaatcttcgt harbors:
- the LOC130231968 gene encoding intelectin — translated: MFFRILLNLSLNLLLCEAASIVFLDDQEIRCNKNGEASHNLGIAKLQGRIKYAEIFANYAASSCKEIRDKYKVYDDGLYYLISSKGVLYQTYCDMTTAGGGWTLVASVHENNMYGKCTVGDRWSSEQGNDPNRPNGDGTWANTVTFGNVEASTSDDYKNPGYFDIVAQDVSVWHVPNNIELENWSTASFLRYHTENRFLTQHGGNLFSLFKKFPVRYGLGSCNVDNGPAVPIVYDTGNTESTKLLYGPNTRTNFAPGYITFRVFNTEKAALALCSGVKPTGCNTEHICIGGGGYFPEASPRQCGDFASFDWDGYGTNAGWSASKKITEAAVLLFYR